One Tunturibacter gelidoferens genomic region harbors:
- a CDS encoding glycoside hydrolase family 27 protein, which yields MFIRMVMKRFSVALALLLTVSATAQDKALAPTPPMGWNSWDAYGPTVNEAQFRANMVVLAAQLKEFGWEYVVIDEGWYLQNPENMSMPQALHYTVNLRGQYEPAPNRFPSSATGSGFKPLSDAVHDDGLRFGIHMLRGIPKKTVFANPYIGATKYRASMAADTTDTCSWNPDNFGVKANLAGQAWYDALMKQYASWGVDFLKVDCIAHPYKSAEIRMIRKAIERSGRPIVLSLSPGPTPIEHAGEVAKNAQMWRISSDVWDHWDKDPDATWSQGVKDQFSILAKWADQAKPGSWPDADMLPLGQLRPNPGEGKPRNSRLTEDEQRTMITLWAIARAPLFLGGNLTEMDDALKSLLTNQAVIEMDHDSIASEMNTEDGPLVTWTSRSIRGDKQYLAIFNVSDTPVHVDKTFAEYGYIDKAQYKVRDLWQRQELGLLNSFQVDLPPHGSAVYSLHD from the coding sequence ATGTTTATTCGCATGGTGATGAAGCGTTTTAGCGTGGCTCTGGCACTTCTGCTCACAGTCTCCGCAACAGCACAGGACAAAGCGCTAGCTCCTACACCACCCATGGGATGGAACAGCTGGGACGCCTACGGCCCCACTGTGAACGAGGCCCAGTTTCGCGCCAACATGGTCGTTCTTGCAGCGCAACTCAAGGAGTTCGGCTGGGAGTACGTCGTCATCGATGAAGGCTGGTATCTGCAGAACCCCGAAAACATGTCCATGCCGCAGGCTCTGCACTACACCGTCAACCTCCGCGGCCAGTACGAGCCCGCTCCCAACCGCTTCCCCTCTTCCGCCACCGGCAGCGGCTTCAAACCACTCAGCGATGCCGTCCATGACGACGGCCTCAGGTTCGGAATCCACATGCTCCGGGGCATCCCTAAAAAGACTGTCTTTGCCAACCCCTACATCGGCGCCACGAAATATCGCGCCAGCATGGCGGCTGACACCACCGACACCTGCTCCTGGAACCCGGACAACTTCGGCGTCAAAGCCAACCTCGCCGGACAAGCCTGGTACGACGCCTTGATGAAGCAATACGCCTCCTGGGGCGTCGACTTCCTAAAGGTGGACTGCATCGCGCACCCCTACAAGAGCGCCGAGATTCGCATGATTCGCAAAGCCATCGAGCGATCTGGCCGCCCCATCGTGCTCAGCCTCTCGCCCGGGCCCACGCCAATCGAGCACGCCGGCGAAGTGGCAAAGAACGCGCAGATGTGGCGCATCTCGAGCGACGTCTGGGATCACTGGGATAAGGACCCCGACGCCACGTGGTCGCAGGGCGTAAAGGATCAGTTTTCTATCCTCGCGAAGTGGGCCGATCAGGCAAAGCCAGGAAGCTGGCCCGATGCGGATATGCTCCCCCTCGGCCAGCTCCGTCCCAACCCCGGCGAAGGCAAACCACGCAACTCAAGACTCACTGAAGATGAGCAGCGTACCATGATCACCCTCTGGGCCATCGCGCGAGCACCGCTCTTCCTTGGAGGCAATCTCACCGAGATGGACGATGCTCTCAAGTCACTTCTCACCAATCAGGCCGTCATCGAGATGGACCACGACTCCATCGCCAGCGAAATGAATACAGAGGACGGTCCCCTCGTCACCTGGACCTCGCGCTCCATTCGCGGAGACAAGCAGTACCTCGCCATCTTCAACGTCAGCGACACGCCCGTCCACGTCGACAAGACCTTCGCAGAGTACGGTTACATCGACAAAGCGCAGTACAAGGTCCGCGACCTCTGGCAGAGACAAGAGCTAGGCCTCCTCAACTCCTTCCAGGTCGATCTCCCTCCACATGGCTCAGCCGTCTACTCCCTCCACGACTAA
- the ruvB gene encoding Holliday junction branch migration DNA helicase RuvB, translating to MAKIDLNQARSTEAERLVSAGKADDDDAFELKLRPTRLAEFIGQEKAKEQLAIALEAAKSRGEALDHVLLFGPPGLGKTTLATIIANELGVGYQQTSGPALQIQGDLTAILTNLREKQVLFLDEIHRLQPVLEEKLYTALEDYKLDIIIGQGPAARTHVMEIRPFTFVAATTRPGLLSSPLRSRFGILLRLEFYTDDQLRFVVERSAEVLGVPIDQDGAAEIAMRSRGTPRIANRLLRRVRDYAQVRAKGIIDRPTAQAALSLLEVDAHGFDELDRRLLRTIIEKYDGGPVGLNTLAAALAEEQDALEEVYEPFLIQIGFLDRTPRGRVATRLAYEHLGIEMPRKLSLF from the coding sequence ATGGCGAAGATAGACCTCAATCAAGCAAGATCCACCGAAGCGGAACGTCTGGTCTCTGCCGGCAAAGCCGACGACGATGACGCCTTCGAGCTCAAGCTGCGCCCAACCCGCCTCGCCGAGTTCATCGGTCAGGAAAAGGCCAAAGAACAGCTCGCCATCGCACTCGAAGCGGCAAAGTCACGCGGCGAAGCCCTCGACCACGTCCTCCTCTTCGGCCCTCCCGGCCTCGGCAAGACCACGCTGGCGACCATCATCGCGAACGAGCTGGGCGTCGGCTACCAGCAGACCTCCGGGCCCGCGCTGCAGATTCAAGGCGACCTCACCGCCATCCTCACCAACCTGCGCGAGAAGCAGGTCCTCTTCCTCGACGAGATCCACCGCCTCCAGCCCGTCCTCGAAGAAAAGCTCTACACCGCCCTCGAAGACTACAAACTCGACATCATCATTGGCCAGGGCCCGGCCGCTCGCACCCACGTGATGGAAATCCGGCCCTTCACCTTCGTCGCCGCCACCACGCGCCCCGGCCTGCTCTCCTCGCCGCTGCGCAGCCGCTTTGGCATCCTTCTCCGCCTCGAGTTCTACACCGACGATCAGCTCCGCTTCGTAGTCGAGCGCTCCGCCGAGGTCCTCGGCGTTCCCATCGACCAGGACGGCGCTGCCGAGATCGCCATGCGCTCCCGCGGAACCCCACGTATCGCCAACCGTCTCCTCCGCCGCGTCCGCGACTACGCCCAGGTACGAGCTAAGGGCATCATCGACCGGCCCACAGCGCAGGCCGCCTTGTCCCTGCTCGAGGTAGACGCCCACGGCTTCGACGAGTTGGACCGTCGCCTTCTCCGCACCATCATCGAGAAGTACGACGGAGGCCCAGTAGGCCTCAACACACTAGCCGCAGCGTTAGCCGAGGAGCAGGACGCCCTTGAAGAGGTCTACGAGCCCTTCCTCATCCAGATAGGCTTCCTGGACCGCACCCCCCGCGGCCGGGTAGCCACACGCCTGGCCTACGAGCACCTCGGCATAGAGATGCCCCGCAAACTAAGCCTCTTCTAG
- a CDS encoding glycerophosphodiester phosphodiesterase family protein: MLASIRTRILIKALLTTGTLTAQQAPMQNPFLALMTAANAHAKAHGAQTPVLSPVDATLIGPNPSVDVAQLLKAGFKVIPWTTNDPAKMRALIDLRVDGIISDRPDLLQQVVKEEAAAHPDEAAYFKSFDVSAHRGGRGLRPENTLPSFEDGLDHLSTTVETDTGVTTDHVSLIWHDQFLNPESCRRVDGTPYTLENRVYTRDISLAEAQSTFICDKLHPQFPDQKNDLALSPVAVAFAAQEHLISPYVPTHAEQLFRFTRFYAAYYRSGAGKSHPDAAARAANAERVRFNLETKILPLPNDPVGPNPPLANSHAEPASNHTVDPQTFVNTLCGAIVRNHMESRAEVQSFDFRTLILVEEQFPKIPTYYLTESPKMLSSEFVPAALRQ; encoded by the coding sequence ATGTTAGCTTCCATCCGAACACGAATCCTGATCAAGGCCCTCCTCACCACCGGAACCCTCACCGCCCAGCAGGCTCCCATGCAAAATCCCTTCCTCGCCCTCATGACCGCTGCCAATGCCCACGCGAAGGCCCACGGCGCGCAGACGCCCGTCCTCTCGCCCGTCGACGCTACCCTCATCGGCCCAAACCCCTCCGTCGACGTCGCCCAACTCCTCAAAGCCGGCTTCAAGGTCATCCCCTGGACCACCAACGACCCCGCCAAGATGCGCGCGCTCATCGACCTCCGCGTCGACGGCATCATCTCAGACCGCCCCGACCTGCTTCAACAGGTGGTCAAAGAAGAGGCCGCAGCTCACCCCGACGAAGCCGCTTACTTCAAAAGCTTCGACGTGTCGGCCCATCGTGGAGGCCGCGGCCTGCGCCCTGAAAACACGCTCCCCTCCTTCGAGGACGGCCTTGATCATCTGAGCACAACGGTCGAGACCGACACTGGCGTTACGACGGATCACGTCTCGCTCATCTGGCACGATCAGTTCCTCAATCCGGAGTCGTGCCGGCGGGTGGACGGTACTCCTTACACGCTCGAAAACCGCGTCTACACTCGCGATATCTCGCTTGCCGAGGCGCAGAGCACGTTCATCTGCGACAAGCTGCATCCGCAGTTCCCCGACCAGAAGAACGATCTCGCGCTCTCGCCCGTCGCTGTAGCCTTCGCGGCACAGGAGCATCTCATCAGCCCCTATGTCCCAACACACGCCGAGCAACTCTTCCGGTTTACACGCTTCTACGCCGCCTACTATCGCAGCGGAGCGGGCAAGTCGCATCCGGACGCGGCTGCGCGCGCGGCTAACGCGGAGAGAGTTCGTTTCAACCTTGAGACGAAGATCCTGCCTCTGCCCAATGATCCCGTTGGGCCGAACCCGCCATTGGCCAACTCCCATGCCGAACCGGCCAGCAATCACACAGTAGACCCGCAAACCTTTGTCAATACGCTGTGCGGGGCGATTGTGCGCAACCACATGGAGTCTCGCGCCGAGGTTCAGAGCTTCGACTTCCGCACCCTCATCCTCGTCGAGGAGCAGTTTCCGAAGATCCCCACCTACTACCTGACCGAATCGCCAAAGATGCTGAGTTCGGAGTTCGTCCCGGCTGCTTTGCGGCAATAA
- a CDS encoding DUF4440 domain-containing protein produces the protein MRIHSDWIAHEVAGEAHKLIALCADDIELWPPDAEPVLGRAAVAAKIATGTTKIHSIEITDRRIRGSSDISYLTANYKTTLSSAEDSTPRQLLGSHLWILRTRSGPWTIHLISWSSWDHEP, from the coding sequence GTGCGGATCCATTCAGACTGGATCGCTCACGAAGTCGCCGGAGAAGCTCACAAATTGATCGCATTGTGCGCCGACGACATCGAACTGTGGCCGCCTGACGCCGAGCCCGTGCTCGGACGCGCCGCAGTCGCAGCGAAGATAGCGACCGGAACCACAAAAATCCACTCCATCGAGATCACCGATCGTCGCATTCGAGGTTCCAGCGACATCTCTTACCTGACCGCGAACTACAAAACCACCCTCTCCTCCGCAGAAGACTCCACTCCGCGACAACTCCTCGGCAGCCACCTGTGGATACTACGAACTCGGTCCGGCCCATGGACCATCCATCTCATAAGCTGGTCGTCGTGGGACCACGAACCGTGA
- the ruvX gene encoding Holliday junction resolvase RuvX, translated as MKTGRVMALDVGKIRVGVALSDPLGYTAQPLLTLWRKTRGEDLRSLLRLIRKHEVVKIVVGNPLHMSGDVSPWAAKVHEFADELHKRSGLPVQLWDERLSSVAAHEILNEAGHGRRERKYVIDQVAAVVILQGWMEATAQAAAKAALQQSDISDEDRGEGK; from the coding sequence ATGAAGACCGGCCGCGTGATGGCGTTGGACGTGGGAAAGATTCGTGTGGGCGTGGCCCTATCCGACCCACTCGGTTACACCGCGCAACCCCTACTAACACTGTGGCGCAAGACCAGGGGCGAGGATCTGCGCAGCCTGCTACGCCTAATTCGAAAGCATGAAGTAGTCAAAATCGTGGTGGGCAATCCGCTGCACATGTCAGGCGACGTAAGCCCCTGGGCCGCGAAGGTGCATGAGTTCGCCGACGAATTGCATAAGCGCTCTGGCCTTCCCGTGCAGCTCTGGGATGAACGCCTCAGCTCGGTCGCAGCACACGAGATCCTCAACGAAGCAGGGCACGGCCGCCGCGAGCGCAAGTACGTCATCGATCAGGTCGCCGCAGTCGTCATCCTGCAAGGTTGGATGGAGGCCACAGCACAGGCCGCAGCAAAGGCAGCGCTGCAACAGAGCGACATAAGCGATGAAGATCGTGGCGAAGGCAAGTAA
- the murQ gene encoding N-acetylmuramic acid 6-phosphate etherase: METKSTLAHLATEARNSLTEHIDELSTLDMLRLINEEDAKVAAAVAAVLTEVACAVDAIAERFAAGGRLFYIGAGTSGRLGVLDASECPPTFSVPPTLFQGIIAGGDGALRKSSEQSEDSPEQGATDIAAHALTVNDTVLGIAASGRTPYVLGALAHARKLGALTIALACVPDSQMAANADISIAPITGPEILTGSTRMKAGTATKLVLNMISTGVMIRTGAVYGNLMVNMQASNVKLIDRAQRIIMATTGIDQPTAAKILDEAGSVKTAIVMQKLSIDRTSAEAKLKAHRGNLSALLNQKS; the protein is encoded by the coding sequence ATGGAAACTAAGTCGACCCTCGCTCATCTCGCCACCGAAGCCCGCAACTCCCTCACAGAACACATCGACGAACTCTCCACCCTGGACATGCTCCGCCTCATCAACGAGGAGGACGCCAAGGTCGCCGCCGCCGTGGCTGCCGTTCTTACAGAGGTCGCCTGCGCCGTTGATGCCATTGCCGAACGCTTCGCCGCCGGCGGCCGCCTTTTCTACATCGGCGCAGGCACCAGCGGCCGTCTCGGCGTCCTCGATGCCAGCGAGTGTCCCCCAACCTTCTCCGTCCCCCCAACTCTCTTCCAGGGCATCATCGCCGGCGGCGACGGCGCCCTCCGCAAGTCCAGCGAACAATCAGAAGACTCTCCCGAACAAGGCGCCACAGACATCGCCGCTCACGCACTCACCGTCAACGACACCGTACTCGGCATCGCCGCCAGCGGACGCACCCCCTACGTCCTCGGCGCCCTCGCCCACGCCCGTAAACTCGGCGCTCTCACCATCGCCCTCGCCTGCGTACCAGACTCGCAGATGGCTGCAAACGCCGACATCTCCATCGCTCCCATCACCGGCCCCGAGATCCTCACTGGCAGCACCCGCATGAAGGCCGGCACCGCCACCAAGCTCGTCCTCAACATGATCTCCACCGGCGTCATGATCAGGACAGGCGCAGTCTACGGAAACCTCATGGTCAACATGCAGGCCAGCAACGTAAAACTCATAGACCGCGCCCAGCGCATCATCATGGCTACCACAGGCATCGACCAACCCACCGCCGCGAAGATCCTCGATGAAGCCGGCAGCGTGAAGACCGCCATCGTCATGCAGAAGCTCTCCATCGACCGCACCAGCGCCGAAGCAAAACTGAAAGCCCACCGCGGCAATCTCTCCGCGCTCCTGAATCAGAAGTCCTGA
- a CDS encoding zinc-binding alcohol dehydrogenase family protein, producing MPVLTEGHLLLRVLACGVCRTDLHIAEGDLCLLHRPLILGHQIVGKVVDGATPNRPNDMRVGVSWIGGADGTCPFCLRGEENLCDNPVFTGYTINGGYAEYVLVRSDFTYPLPNALDETHVAPLLCAGIIGFRSLRVAGTQPGERVGLFGFGSSASLAINVLRHWNCEVYVSTRGEAHRTQATAAGAQWVGTENDKPPVQLDRAITFAPSGAVVVSALSSLRKGGVVAINAIHLDQMPAFDYDKLLWGERQIRSVANMTRQDATDFLKVAAEIGLKPQIQTFPLEKANDALIAVKDETANGSCVIVP from the coding sequence ATGCCCGTCCTCACCGAGGGCCATCTCCTCCTCCGCGTTCTCGCCTGCGGAGTCTGCCGCACCGATCTCCATATCGCAGAGGGCGACCTCTGTCTCCTCCATCGGCCGCTTATCCTAGGCCATCAAATCGTCGGCAAAGTCGTCGACGGCGCCACACCGAATCGCCCCAACGACATGCGCGTCGGCGTCTCCTGGATCGGCGGAGCTGACGGCACCTGCCCCTTCTGCCTCCGCGGCGAGGAAAACCTCTGCGACAACCCCGTCTTCACCGGCTACACCATCAACGGCGGCTACGCCGAGTACGTCCTCGTCCGCTCCGACTTCACCTACCCACTCCCCAACGCCCTCGACGAGACCCACGTCGCCCCCCTCCTCTGCGCCGGCATCATCGGCTTTCGCAGCCTTCGCGTCGCCGGCACTCAGCCCGGAGAGCGCGTCGGTCTCTTCGGCTTCGGCTCCTCCGCCTCGCTCGCCATCAACGTCCTGCGCCACTGGAACTGCGAGGTCTACGTCTCCACCCGCGGCGAAGCCCACCGCACGCAAGCGACTGCTGCGGGCGCCCAGTGGGTCGGCACAGAAAACGACAAGCCGCCCGTTCAGCTCGATCGCGCCATCACCTTCGCGCCCAGCGGTGCTGTCGTCGTCAGCGCACTCTCCAGCCTCCGCAAAGGCGGCGTAGTCGCCATCAACGCCATCCACCTCGACCAGATGCCCGCCTTCGACTACGACAAGCTCCTCTGGGGCGAACGCCAGATACGCAGCGTCGCCAACATGACCCGCCAGGACGCAACCGACTTTCTCAAAGTAGCTGCCGAGATCGGCCTGAAGCCGCAGATCCAAACCTTCCCGCTGGAGAAAGCCAACGACGCTTTGATAGCCGTCAAAGATGAGACCGCCAACGGCTCCTGCGTCATCGTCCCTTAG
- a CDS encoding PEP-CTERM sorting domain-containing protein, with translation MKKNRKYLTALVALVFGTFFAAHADTLSLASYSGSSSAPDVANTATTYNSAASIVNSGSTSTFDIASGSVWHSALGSSSWVSFNALTGPTSGLVVPNGDYLYNTQFNLGSSASNYVGSLSVLADDTVSIYLNGKLILEAAGPLSASNDYSHCSDVGPNCVTPLTFSFTGFDQGMNDLTFDVKQVAGVDEGLDFAGTISSVPEPASLMLFGTGLLGIVGVTRCCIAGK, from the coding sequence TTGAAAAAAAATCGTAAGTATCTCACTGCCCTGGTTGCCCTTGTCTTCGGGACCTTTTTCGCCGCTCATGCTGACACGCTGTCACTGGCCAGTTACTCCGGATCTTCTTCCGCACCCGATGTAGCCAACACCGCGACGACCTACAACTCGGCCGCCTCCATCGTTAACAGCGGTTCCACCTCTACCTTCGACATCGCTTCAGGTTCTGTTTGGCATTCAGCCTTGGGCAGCTCAAGTTGGGTCTCCTTCAACGCTCTCACCGGACCAACCTCTGGCTTGGTCGTCCCTAATGGCGATTACCTCTACAACACGCAGTTCAACCTTGGGTCTTCTGCTTCAAACTACGTTGGCTCTCTCAGCGTGCTCGCCGATGACACGGTTTCGATCTACCTCAACGGCAAACTCATCCTGGAGGCCGCAGGTCCCCTGAGCGCAAGCAATGATTACTCTCATTGCTCTGACGTAGGTCCTAACTGCGTTACGCCGCTCACCTTCAGCTTTACTGGATTCGACCAGGGAATGAACGACCTCACCTTCGATGTCAAACAGGTCGCCGGAGTCGACGAAGGTCTCGACTTCGCTGGCACCATCTCCTCCGTACCCGAACCCGCCTCGCTGATGCTGTTTGGTACAGGTCTGCTTGGCATCGTCGGAGTGACACGATGCTGTATCGCAGGAAAGTAA
- a CDS encoding NINE protein: MQITDPLYTASMTDQQRAWFYAEYERAHKDEVVGFLLALFLGDFGIHHFYLRRNTAGIIYLIFFWTGIPAILGIIECFFMPGRVRQYNAALALYISNQILASSTPHSEPAPATSHCPDCSSPIDPSASFCPHCGATITHNHQTTQAAT; the protein is encoded by the coding sequence ATGCAGATCACCGACCCCCTCTACACCGCCAGCATGACCGACCAGCAGCGCGCCTGGTTTTACGCCGAGTACGAACGCGCCCACAAGGACGAGGTTGTCGGCTTTCTCCTCGCGCTCTTCCTCGGCGACTTCGGTATTCACCACTTTTACCTCCGCCGAAACACTGCCGGCATCATCTATCTCATCTTCTTCTGGACCGGCATCCCCGCAATTCTCGGCATTATCGAATGCTTCTTCATGCCAGGCCGAGTCCGCCAGTACAACGCTGCTCTGGCGCTCTACATCTCCAACCAGATCCTCGCCAGTTCGACCCCCCACAGCGAACCGGCACCTGCAACCTCGCACTGTCCCGACTGCAGCAGCCCCATCGACCCTTCCGCATCCTTCTGCCCCCACTGCGGAGCCACAATCACCCACAATCACCAGACCACACAGGCCGCGACCTAA
- a CDS encoding glycosyltransferase family 2 protein, with amino-acid sequence MSDLTVTILMPCLNEAETLAFCVRQAVAALRDNNVAGEVVVADNGSTDGSQKIATDEGARVVNVPVRGYGAALIAGIEAARGKYILMADADASYHFEHLPRFLPKLDEGYDLVMGNRFSGTIEPGAMPPLHRYLGNPVLSSIGRIFFGIPVRDFHCGLRAFRRDPILALNLRTTGMEFASEMVVKSSLAGLRMTEVPTTLSPDGRSRPPHLRSWRDGWRHLRFLLLFSPRWLFLIPGVVTFFVGIILSLWLIPGPQTVGRWTFDVDTLTYALGLVLIGAHISVFAVSARVFGTQEGFLPPNPKFERIFNYINLEVGLLFGSALLLVGLGILGYAIHIWHSAGFGNLSAQRMLRLTLPSATCFMLGVEAIFGSFFLSLLGMNRR; translated from the coding sequence ATGAGCGATCTGACCGTAACCATCCTTATGCCATGCCTCAACGAAGCAGAGACGCTCGCTTTCTGCGTTCGCCAGGCGGTCGCCGCTCTCCGCGACAACAACGTCGCCGGCGAAGTCGTCGTCGCCGACAACGGCAGCACCGATGGTTCGCAAAAGATCGCCACCGATGAAGGCGCTCGCGTCGTCAACGTCCCCGTCCGTGGCTATGGGGCAGCCCTCATCGCCGGTATCGAGGCCGCGCGCGGCAAATACATCTTGATGGCCGACGCCGACGCCAGCTATCACTTCGAACATCTTCCCCGCTTCCTCCCAAAACTCGACGAAGGCTACGACCTCGTTATGGGCAATCGCTTCTCCGGCACCATCGAGCCCGGCGCCATGCCACCGCTCCACCGTTATCTCGGCAATCCGGTTCTCTCTTCCATCGGCCGCATCTTCTTCGGCATTCCCGTCCGCGACTTCCACTGCGGACTCCGTGCCTTCCGCCGCGACCCCATCCTCGCGCTCAACCTCCGCACCACCGGCATGGAGTTCGCCTCAGAGATGGTCGTGAAATCCTCCCTCGCCGGCCTTCGGATGACCGAAGTGCCCACCACCCTCTCGCCCGATGGCCGCAGTCGCCCGCCCCACCTTCGCTCATGGCGCGACGGCTGGCGTCATCTGCGCTTCCTCCTTCTGTTCAGTCCCCGCTGGCTCTTCCTGATCCCCGGCGTCGTCACCTTCTTCGTCGGCATCATCCTTTCGCTCTGGCTCATCCCAGGCCCCCAAACCGTCGGCCGATGGACCTTCGACGTCGACACCCTCACCTACGCGCTCGGCCTCGTCCTCATTGGAGCCCACATCTCCGTCTTCGCCGTCAGCGCACGCGTCTTCGGCACACAGGAGGGCTTCCTGCCGCCCAATCCAAAGTTCGAACGCATCTTCAACTACATCAATCTCGAAGTTGGCCTGCTCTTCGGAAGTGCTCTCCTGTTGGTCGGCCTCGGAATCCTCGGCTACGCCATTCATATATGGCATAGCGCCGGATTCGGAAATCTCTCCGCCCAGCGCATGCTTCGCCTCACCTTACCGTCGGCAACCTGCTTCATGTTGGGGGTAGAAGCCATCTTCGGCAGCTTCTTTTTAAGTCTGCTCGGAATGAACCGCCGGTGA
- the rpoD gene encoding RNA polymerase sigma factor RpoD, which translates to MAEEIDKYEDDIDKLIDTGKEKGYLTYGEVNDLLPGDITTPDDLDDLLTTINTQGIDVLSGEERASGRDKYEPEAGEESDDVELDLSPGTLEKTNDPVRMYLREMGTVPLLTREGEVEIAKRIERGQLRVMKAISRSPIVIREIVGLGEDLRRGVRNIKEVVTFDEEELTEEILQARVRATAGRIDVIVKHQKKLHGLEEKLEAPAGKDAKAKAKETRKTRWLIGREHVYINRIVRELKYTNGEKKRLLDKVNKTVDAMRTLERQIKTLEVKHEASKSEELRKEYRRQQKNCRTDLERVEADAGISLVDLKRTQREMIQGDMDAERAKRELIEANLRLVVSIAKKYTNRGLQFLDLIQEGNIGLMKAVDKFEYRRGYKFSTYATWWIRQAITRAIADQARTIRIPVHMIETINKLIRTSRQLVQELGREASSEEIARRMDIPVAKVRKVLKIAQEPISLETPIGEEEDSHLGDFIEDRMAVSPADAVISVNLKEYTSQVLRTLTPREERVIKMRFGLEDGSEHTLEEVGQSFQVTRERIRQIEAKALRKLRHPSRSRKLKAFVDGVKDM; encoded by the coding sequence GTGGCTGAAGAAATTGACAAGTACGAAGACGATATAGACAAGCTCATCGACACAGGGAAAGAAAAGGGATATCTCACCTACGGCGAGGTCAACGACCTCCTCCCAGGCGATATCACCACCCCCGACGATCTCGATGACCTTCTCACCACAATCAACACCCAGGGCATCGACGTCCTTTCAGGGGAAGAGCGCGCCAGTGGCCGCGACAAATACGAACCGGAAGCCGGCGAAGAGTCCGACGACGTAGAACTCGACCTCTCGCCCGGAACCCTCGAGAAGACCAACGACCCCGTCCGCATGTATCTCCGCGAGATGGGAACCGTTCCCCTGCTCACCCGTGAGGGAGAAGTCGAGATCGCCAAGCGCATCGAGCGCGGACAGCTCCGCGTCATGAAGGCCATCTCGCGCTCGCCCATCGTGATCCGCGAGATCGTAGGCCTGGGCGAAGACCTCCGTCGCGGCGTCCGCAACATCAAGGAAGTCGTTACCTTCGATGAAGAAGAGCTCACCGAAGAGATCCTGCAAGCCCGCGTTCGCGCAACCGCCGGCCGCATCGACGTCATCGTCAAGCACCAGAAGAAGCTTCACGGCCTTGAAGAAAAACTCGAAGCGCCCGCAGGTAAAGACGCCAAGGCCAAAGCCAAAGAGACCCGCAAGACCCGCTGGCTCATCGGCCGCGAGCACGTCTACATCAATCGCATCGTTCGCGAGCTGAAGTACACCAACGGCGAGAAGAAACGCCTGCTCGACAAGGTCAACAAGACCGTCGACGCCATGCGCACCCTGGAGCGTCAGATCAAGACTCTCGAGGTCAAGCACGAAGCCTCGAAGTCCGAAGAGCTGCGCAAAGAGTACCGCCGCCAGCAGAAGAACTGCCGCACCGACCTCGAACGCGTCGAAGCTGACGCCGGTATCTCGCTGGTCGACCTCAAGCGCACCCAGCGCGAGATGATCCAGGGCGACATGGACGCGGAGCGCGCCAAGCGCGAGCTCATCGAGGCCAACCTTCGCCTTGTCGTCTCCATCGCCAAGAAGTACACCAACCGCGGCCTCCAGTTCCTCGACCTCATCCAGGAGGGCAACATTGGCCTCATGAAGGCCGTCGACAAGTTCGAGTACCGTCGCGGTTACAAATTCTCGACCTACGCCACCTGGTGGATCCGTCAGGCCATCACCCGCGCCATCGCGGACCAGGCCCGCACCATCCGTATCCCGGTGCACATGATCGAGACCATCAATAAGCTCATCCGCACATCGCGTCAGCTGGTGCAGGAGCTTGGCCGCGAAGCCTCCTCAGAAGAAATAGCCCGCCGCATGGACATCCCGGTCGCCAAGGTCCGCAAGGTCCTCAAGATCGCCCAGGAGCCCATCTCCCTCGAGACCCCCATCGGAGAAGAGGAAGATTCGCACCTCGGAGACTTCATCGAAGACCGCATGGCCGTCTCCCCGGCTGACGCAGTCATCAGCGTCAACCTCAAGGAGTACACCTCGCAGGTCCTCCGCACCCTGACCCCGCGCGAAGAGCGTGTGATCAAGATGCGCTTCGGCCTCGAAGACGGCTCCGAGCACACCCTTGAAGAGGTCGGCCAGTCCTTCCAGGTCACCCGCGAGCGCATCCGCCAGATAGAGGCCAAGGCACTCCGCAAGCTCCGTCACCCCAGCCGCAGCCGCAAGCTGAAGGCCTTCGTCGACGGCGTCAAGGACATGTAA